In Erwinia sp. SLM-02, the following proteins share a genomic window:
- the rplB gene encoding 50S ribosomal protein L2, whose translation MAVVKCKPTSPGRRHVVKVVNAELHKGKPFAPLVEKNSKSGGRNNNGRITTRHIGGGHKQAYRIVDFKRNKDGIPATVERLEYDPNRSANIALVLYKDGERRYILAPKGLKAGDQIQSGVDAAIKAGNTLPMRNIPVGSTVHNVEMKPGKGGQIARSAGTYVQIVARDGSYVTLRLRSGEMRKVEADCRATLGEVGNSEHMLRVLGKAGATRWRGVRPTVRGTAMNPVDHPHGGGEGRNFGKHPVTPWGVQTKGKKTRSNKRTDKFIVRRRSK comes from the coding sequence ATGGCAGTTGTTAAATGTAAACCGACATCTCCGGGTCGTCGCCATGTAGTTAAAGTGGTGAACGCGGAGCTGCACAAGGGCAAACCATTTGCCCCGCTGGTAGAAAAAAACAGCAAATCCGGTGGCCGTAACAACAATGGTCGCATCACTACCCGTCATATCGGTGGTGGTCACAAGCAGGCTTACCGTATTGTTGACTTCAAACGCAACAAAGATGGTATCCCAGCGACCGTTGAACGTCTTGAGTACGATCCGAACCGCTCCGCGAACATCGCGCTGGTTCTGTACAAAGACGGCGAGCGCCGTTACATCCTGGCCCCTAAAGGCCTGAAAGCTGGCGACCAGATTCAGTCTGGCGTTGATGCTGCGATCAAAGCAGGTAACACTCTGCCGATGCGTAACATCCCAGTTGGTTCTACCGTGCATAACGTAGAAATGAAACCAGGCAAAGGCGGTCAGATTGCTCGCTCTGCTGGTACTTACGTGCAGATCGTTGCGCGTGATGGTTCTTACGTTACCCTGCGTCTGCGTTCTGGTGAAATGCGTAAAGTCGAAGCTGACTGCCGCGCGACCCTGGGCGAAGTCGGTAACTCGGAGCACATGCTTCGCGTTCTGGGTAAAGCCGGTGCAACCCGTTGGCGTGGTGTTCGTCCGACCGTTCGTGGTACCGCGATGAACCCAGTTGATCACCCGCACGGTGGTGGTGAAGGTCGTAACTTTGGTAAGCACCCGGTAACCCCGTGGGGCGTTCAGACCAAAGG